The following is a genomic window from Candidatus Tanganyikabacteria bacterium.
CGGTCCCGCCGATGGCGAGCTCGGCCAGGGAGCCGTACGTCCGCTCGATGCGCCGGACGGCGTGATGAACCTGGCTGGCGTATCCGCCGAACTCCTGGCCGAGGCGGATGGGGGTGGCGTCCATGAGGTGGGTGCGGCCGATCTTGAGGATCTCCCACCACTCCCGGCTCCTGGCGTCGAGTTCGGCGCCGAGGCGAACGAGGACGGGCCGCAGATCGTGGTGCAGGGCCTCGAGGACCGCGACGTGAATGGCCGTGGGGAAGACGTCGTTGCTCGACTGCCCGAGGTTCACGTGGTCGTTGGGATGGACGAGCCTGGAGCCGCGTGCGCCGCCGAGAAGTTCGGCCGCCCGGTTGGCCAGTACCTCGTTGACATTCATGTTGGAGGAGGTGCCCGACCCTGTCTGATACACGTCGACGGGGAAATGGTCGTCGAGTTTGCCGTCCACGACTTCCTGGGCGGCCTGGGCGATCGCCTCCCCCAGCCTCGCGTCCAGGAGGCCAAGCCGCACGTTGACGCGGGCGGCGGCCAGCTTCACCAGCCCGAGGCCCCGGATGAGGCGGCGCGGCAGCCTGAAGCCGCTGATCGGGAAGTTGAGCACGGCCCGGGCCGTGGAGGCTCCGTAGTAGGCGTCGGCGGGAACCTGCATCTCGCCCATCGAGTCGGTCTCGGTCCGGGTCGGTAGCTGCGCGGCCTCGGCCATGGTCCTCTCCCTTCCTGGCCCCCCATTCTACCGGTGTAAACTGGGACTTGTGGCCATCAAGGAGAAGCGCCGGGAGCAGATCCTCGGTTCCGCCCTGGAGGTCTTCGCCGAGAAGGGCTACCACGCCAGTGGCGTGGCGGACATCCTGGATCATGCCGGGATCTCGCGGGGCACCTTCTACCTCTACTTCGAGAGCAAGCGCCAGGTCTTCGACGAACTCCTGGCCGATCTGCTCGCGCAAGTTCAGGAGGTGCTCAAGCCGATCGACCTGGCCGATCCCCACCGCACGGTCCACCAGCAGTTGCGCGACAACTGCGTCGCCATTCTCACGCGCCTCTTCGGCCGGCCCGCGCTCGCGCGGGTCATCCTCGCGGAGGCGGCCGGGGTGGACGCCGACGTGGATCGGCGCCTCGAGGCGTTCTACGACGAAGTCATCTCGCTGCTCTCCGAGACCCTGGCTTTCGGGCAGGCGGTGGGAATGGTTCGCGACCTGGATCCGCAACTGGTAGCGATGTGCATCGTCGGCAGCGTGAAGGAACTCATCTACCAGCACGTCCTGCGCGATCGCGCGTCGGTGGACATCGAACGCCTGGCCAACGCGGTGCTGGACTACAACCTGCATGGGATCATCAAGGCCCGGCCCTGACGCCGCCTCCCGGACGGCGCCGCGGCGTGGTATCCTGTCAGGTTGGCCGTCCCTGGCGGCGGCCTGCCGTTTGGGGCTCTTCCCGGGAGGGGGTCTTTTCGTGCCTGTCAAGCTGATCGACACGCCTGCGCTGACGTTCGACGACGTCCTCATCGTGCCGAAGCGCTCCAGCGTCTACTCCCGCAAGCAGGTGTCGCTGCGCACGCGCCTGGTGGGCGACCTGGAGATCGGCCTCCCGTTCATCAGCGCCAACATGGACACCGTCACCGAGTTGCGGATGGCCGAGGCCATGCACGATCTGGGCGCGCTCGGGATCATCCACCGCTTCCTGCCCGAAGACGAGCACGTGGCCCTGATGAACAGGATCCCGGGCTTGCGCATCCTGGCCATCGGCGTCAAGCCCGCCGACCTTCGCAAGATCTCCCGCATCGATCGCCTCTCGGGCGTCCTCATCGACGTCGCGCACGGCCATAGCGACCGCGTCATCGAGATCATCGGCCGCGTGCGCGAGGAGCATCCCGACCTCTGGATCATCGCCGGAAACGTGGCCACGGCGGAAGGAGCCTGGGATCTGCTCGACGCGGGGGCACATGCCATCAAGGTCGGCGTCGGTCCCGGCGCCGTGTGCACCACCCGCATCGTCACGGGCTGCGGCGTGCCGCAGTTGACGGCGATCATGAAGGCTCGAGCGGCCATCGACCGCTGGTGGGACGTCGAACGCCGCAAGGACAAGCCGCGCACCTCTCTCTCCCCCACGCTGATCGCCGACGGCGGCATCCGCAACTCCGGCGACGTGGTCAAGGCCCTGGTGGCCGGCGCCAACTCGGTGATGATCGGCAGCCTCTTCGCCGGCACCGACGAGTCGCCGGGCGAGGTGGTCACGCGTGACGGCCGGGCGGTGAAGCTGTACCGGGGAATGGCGTCGGCGGGCGCGATGGAGGTGATCGGCGTGGAGCGCACGCCCGAGGGCGTCGAGACCTACGTGCCCTGGCAGGGGCCGGTCGCGACCTTGCTGCGCGATCTCGAGGGAGGTGTGCGCAGCGGCCTGTCGTACACCAATTCCGAGTCGGTTGCCGACTTGCACCAGCAGACCATCGAGTTCATCAAGGTCTCCGGCTCGGCCAAGCAGGAGAGCCTGCCGCACGCCGCGTTTCGCAGCTTCGAGCGCTGGGACGGCAGCGCCGACTCGCGGGGCGACGAGGTCGAGGAGACCCTCGCGTTAGGGTAAGCCTGGATTACTGCAGCGGCACGTAGCCCCAGGTGCGCAGGGGCCGATCGCCGGCCGGGGGCGCCGGGTTGCCGGGCGCCGGCGTGGCCGTCTGGTTGTCCAGGTCCACATAGCCCCAGGCGCGGAGGCCTTCGGCCGGGGCCTGATTGCCCGGCGCCGGCGGGGCGGTGGTCTGGCCGTCGAGGTTCACGTAGCCCCAGGCGGGCAGCGAGCCGTCGGGCCGCGGCGGCACGGTCGCGACCGGTGCCGGAGTGGCCACGGGAGCCGGGGCGACAATCGGCGCCACGGCCGGCGGCGCGGTCGTCACCGGAGCCGGCGTCGGAGTCTTCACGACGGGAGCGGGCGTCGTGACCGGCACCGGCGTCGCGACCGGCCTGGGAGTGGCCGGCGGCGCCGTCGGCGCGGGAGTCGGGGCGACCGCGTCGGGAACCACCGCGTTCATCGCGGCGGCGAAGTTCACGCGCCTGGCCTGGTCGAAGCCCCGGGTCTGGGCGCCAGTCTCGAAGAGGATGCGCGCCACGTCGTTCGGCGTCAGCGACGGCTTGACGGCCAGGAGCGAGGCGACCATGCCGGCCACGATGGGTGCGGCCATGCTGGTGCCGTTCTTGTAGACGTAGGACCCCTGCGACCGGGGATAG
Proteins encoded in this region:
- a CDS encoding TetR/AcrR family transcriptional regulator codes for the protein MAIKEKRREQILGSALEVFAEKGYHASGVADILDHAGISRGTFYLYFESKRQVFDELLADLLAQVQEVLKPIDLADPHRTVHQQLRDNCVAILTRLFGRPALARVILAEAAGVDADVDRRLEAFYDEVISLLSETLAFGQAVGMVRDLDPQLVAMCIVGSVKELIYQHVLRDRASVDIERLANAVLDYNLHGIIKARP
- a CDS encoding guanosine monophosphate reductase; translation: MPVKLIDTPALTFDDVLIVPKRSSVYSRKQVSLRTRLVGDLEIGLPFISANMDTVTELRMAEAMHDLGALGIIHRFLPEDEHVALMNRIPGLRILAIGVKPADLRKISRIDRLSGVLIDVAHGHSDRVIEIIGRVREEHPDLWIIAGNVATAEGAWDLLDAGAHAIKVGVGPGAVCTTRIVTGCGVPQLTAIMKARAAIDRWWDVERRKDKPRTSLSPTLIADGGIRNSGDVVKALVAGANSVMIGSLFAGTDESPGEVVTRDGRAVKLYRGMASAGAMEVIGVERTPEGVETYVPWQGPVATLLRDLEGGVRSGLSYTNSESVADLHQQTIEFIKVSGSAKQESLPHAAFRSFERWDGSADSRGDEVEETLALG